Genomic DNA from Mycolicibacterium helvum:
CGTATCGCGATTGCGGGAGTGTCGGGATCGGGCAAAACGACTTTCGCCAAACGTGTTTCGGACCGCCTGGGGCTCCCCTACATCGAGATCGACAGCCTGTTTCACGGCCCCAATTGGCAGCCGCGAGACGAGTTCGTCGGTGACGTGCGCCAGTTCATTTCTGCCGATGAGTGGGTCATTGAGTGGCAGTATTCGGCGGTTCGCGACCAGATCGCCGAGTGTGCTGACACGATGTTGTGGCTCGACCTTCCCTCCCCGCGCACCTTGTATCAGCTGACGCGTCGCACGATACGCAGGCGGATCCGGCGCGTGGAGCTGTGGAACGGCAATTATGAAGGGCCCCTGCACAGATTCTTCGTCGACCCCGACCACATCGTGCGGTGGGGAATCCGAACCCGCAACACGTGCCGTGATCGGGTACCAGCTGTCGACGCACGCCACCCGCATCTGCACGTCCTGCGGCTCGCCTCACGGCGCGACAGCGAACACTGGCTCGACCGCGCCG
This window encodes:
- a CDS encoding P-loop NTPase family protein, whose amino-acid sequence is MLSTSDPITWQPRRIAIAGVSGSGKTTFAKRVSDRLGLPYIEIDSLFHGPNWQPRDEFVGDVRQFISADEWVIEWQYSAVRDQIAECADTMLWLDLPSPRTLYQLTRRTIRRRIRRVELWNGNYEGPLHRFFVDPDHIVRWGIRTRNTCRDRVPAVDARHPHLHVLRLASRRDSEHWLDRAATGPAR